The following DNA comes from Notolabrus celidotus isolate fNotCel1 chromosome 12, fNotCel1.pri, whole genome shotgun sequence.
ACTCCAACTTAAAGCATTTATCTATTatatttaactttcacttttgtatTCATTCCTACTTTGTATTTAATTCTGCCTGACATACTGTACATTGGCTTGTataatggtcatttttaatgtaaGTTTTGTATATTCATTTCAGATATAGAACAAATTATGtagatttcctgtttgtttggtcAGTTTTCCAATTGGCTGACAAACCTGCTCTGCAACTCAAATATTCTGCGACAAAAACATAACATTCCCTGTCAAAAAGTCTTGTCCTTGTTCAGGTAGCACAACAAAACAGACATATAAAGAAACACAATCTGTGAACtaagaaatgaaaataatatgtttttattaaaaaatgtaattattttaatattatgtaGCTGTATAGTCATAAATCAATCACAAATACAACTAAATATGAGTTAGTGAGTTTAGAATATGATGCAGCAAGTCAGTGTCcaggtctgtgatgtatggTCCTGTTAGAGCTTCACCCTCTCTTAGGTGACTACATAGTGAACTCAATAACCCCCTCTTGAAACATGCAGTGTATAGCTTACAGCAATGcaaagcccacacacacacacacacacacacacacacacacacacacacacatcatcatctATCCCATACTCATCATATGGattgtttcttcctctctccttataAGTCTGTAATTGAAGGTCAGTTATTATGTTTGCTTAACTGGTATTTTTAGATGTGAAATACCTGGTTAAAGCATGAGGAGTGGTGGTTGCCTCTAAGCCCTTTGCATGTTGCTGTGAAGGGATGAGGGGGCTGCCCATCCCCCACTAAACATACAGAATACACATAAACCCACTGACCCCTCTCCTCAACTCACACACAACAGGCTGTGTCCTCGTTTGATTGACAGTACCTTTGACTTTGAGTATTGTAACTTTGCACAATTACCTAGTAACCTCAACACCAGGTGAGCAAACCGCCACCTTTCATGGTCAAAACACAATAACGGATGACCTGTTGAAATAGtaaaccaagggagaggttgtGTATGTATACCTTGCAAGGACCAAGTCAATAGAAACAGCTTCACAACCCCCAACAGCATTCCTCTGCAGCACATGAACCCAGTGAACCTACTCTGAGTTCATAGGTACTGAAGACCACCCCCATCAtttccatctctccatctcccttcCCCCTCTGTGTCCCTTCCCCCAGCTGTGTTTTTCTCATCGTCTTCACACTACCATCCCTTGTATTGACAAGTTTGAGAATTCAATAATAGTTACTGTGATGGGTTCAAATCTATGGAAATGTAGTGATGATGTGTTTGAACTGGTCCTTAGTATGGAGAAAAGAACCCTTCCCTGTAGGGTTATTTAAGGTACAGACAAAGTTAAGGACATCTGGGATTTACAGGTCATGTTGTTGCTTCTGAAGTACAATATAacaatgtggtgtgaatgattTCACTGCTTAGGCTTATGTCCTTAAGTGACATACAGTCAATGTAGCTGATATAAGGGGAGCTTATGTATATATAGTCGTATAGAGTGGAATGTAGTGGAAGTTTATACTAGAAGTTCACCCTGCACGTTTGATCATTGTTAAAGCATGCAGGAGTTCCTGTAAGGCCAAATGCACAAGTAGGTGTGGTGGGAGCGAGACACCATAACAGAAACTTGACCTGCCTGAGGGAAAATAGAGGCCTAAAGAAAGACTAAACTTTAAACAGTTTCCACTCCTGTTGCAAAGTCCAGGCAGCATATCTCACGTTTCACCTGGAAACCAGGACAGCTGGGGAACAattactgctgctgtgttttctctgcacTGCATCTGTGTACCAGGCTTTACCCTCCTTCACCCACCACTCATCTAGAGGAATTTTACATAACTGTGACAGTAAAGCTTAAGTATTTCTCAAGGGGGAGGAGAAGCAGTTATTTTCTACTTATGCCTTTTATCTTTCATTACATTACAAGCAACTAATAAAAAGCGAAATGATTGTTTTGTCAATTTAACCCATACTTTAATCTGAGGCGGCCTAGTGCATTGTGAACAATAAGCTCAGCAGTTTAAtcagtctttctttctgtcacacTTTAGATCGTGCTATTACTGGTGGATCAGCACACCCATAACTGCTGCTCTCACATACATTCTTAAAAGATAACAGCGAATAGCCTATACATTAACATATACTCAGCCTATAATTCACAATGAGCGTTAGCGTCTATTCAACGGTCGAGAAGCTCGATGATCTGCcgaggctgctgctgcagcgcTCACATTTGCGGAGCCGGGACATGTGTTCAACACTATGAGCAGAGTCATATTCACATGTCGGAGAGATACTCCGCTGCTAGATTTGTGAATGAAGTCAGCTGATACGCCCCCTGCGAAGCCGCGGCCAATGGCGCGTGGAAACTGTTTAGCCACTCCCCCTTAATGGAACGCCGGGCAGCCAATGGGAGCGCGGCTTGGGCTACTGCTGTTGCATAATTTGGCTGAAGCGTTTCACGTTTGAGCGAGCCAGAACAGTgtgaagagatggagaggagagagactgaagaagaggggatgAACAAATAAAAGCGGCTTTAGTGCACGAAATCTGAGCTCATGTGACAATTAGTCATCACCACTGAATAAAAATGACTGAACGGTCACCCATCAGTATGCCCCGAATGTAGCCTTGTACTTTGACTTGAAAAATAGCCTTTATATATAGGCTAGATGACTCATATCGTAAATGTGTTTACAGGAAAATGTTATTCATGTTGATTAAAAGTCAGGAAAACTCAACTAAAAACTCAGAAATTGTCACAGTAGATCGATTCTTATTTTTgaggaaataaatgaaagaacttAAATCATCAGAGGCCAATCAACTCAACTTATATACATCATTTAGATGATTATTTATCAgagttaaaacaataaaataaaggagaGTAAAAGTCATTTGTAAGCCATGGGTAGAAGAATATTATGATATTCATTGTATCTCATATATTAAGCTCCTTGCAGTAGTGATGTAACCTTTCCAGTTTCTATTGACATTTTTACATTCTCCTAGACTACACCTGATGCAATCTAGACCCTCAGAGCTTGCTTTGATTGCCTCTGAGAGCTGCCCCAACATGCAAATTGAACAGATATTGTAATAATTGAGTTACAAAATACTAAGCAGTGCACCCAAACTTTAATTGGTGATGTAATGGGTGGGCAGTTTGCAGTTCAAGTGCAGAGGCGGTCTCACGTGAGTGttacatcaaatgttttaaGATACATATGATGCTCTGAATCACTATTTCCCTTGAAAATAACCTCTGTCTTTCCAGTATTGACAACAAATAGACCTGTTCAAGGACTGTAACCCCAGTTATACAATATTATAGGAAGAAATTATACAATTCAAGTTATGATTTTGCTTGCATGTATCCAATCAGCCCAACTGTATCATGTGGAGAGAGAGCTCCCCCCTGTGTTCAAAACAAGAAATGTGGGCTAATACTATGTGTACATTATGTTCAGTTTATGTAATCTTTTACATGGAGATACGTGAGTCTGCAATGTACAGTTTTGAAACCtgaattaaagtattttttgaGACTACAAAAAACATTCCACAGTGTCCATCTCAGACTGACTTCAGTTTGTGCTTCAAAAGGAGTTCAAGCCAAAAGTTGGAGCATTCATACCAGACAGACCAATCCCTGCGTTTCAGTGAAGGAACTGTCAGCCATGCATGACTCCTCTCTCATCACGTGTCCTGGTCAGCCATGGAGGTGTGACAGTGAGGCAGCATGAAAACTACCAGCACTAACCATTAAAATGAACACCTTGGTGGTCTTTTGTGTTATGTTCAAAAGACTCCATATGAAAGATAGAGACATAagagaaaacaaattaaaagcatCAACATACACAGCAACATAATGACTGTAAGATCAGTCAATCAGTGGTAAGAGGAGGGGCAATGAGGAGACCCCTCCCCCAACAATACCCgcatgtctaaaaaaaaaagccttagAAATGCTTCTTAGACAGCCTTCCGgtggataaaacaaaaaaagccctTTGGTTGCCTTTCCAGTGGATGAAATGTGTAATGTTCAAAAGTGCCCTCCCAGATGCCCTTTCATGGATGAAATGTGGTAAGGTGCCCTATTATTATAACCTTGTTATGTATTTTTCAGTCATGCAAGGTTTGTAAGTTTTGTTCAAtaccctctttctttttttctgagtgttttcgaTTAATCCTATCACTTGATTTACTCTAAACTACTCACTTCACAGAATGTGAGCTTCATGCAAAAAGTaggatttttaaaattttgttaaTTACCTTTTagtaattttctgtttttcttttatataacTAAATTCCCTCCACAAATTGCAGCATATATACCAATCAGAATTTGGAGGATGAAGTGTTGGATGCTTAACATTTTCTGGGGGAGTACCCCTAACCACTTTTGTTACTTCTGCCCTGATGTGTTTAAACAAACCCTACTTTGTGGGTATCAGGAGTTAGAAATCTATTACAAATCTGTAACCACCATGCTACCTACTGCCCAGGTTGCCCacctaacatttttaccagccCTTATTTGTGACAGGCTACAGCTTGTGATTAACAAATGCCAAGATGAGATCAGAAAAGTGAAAATGGTCTTCAAAGTGCTAGTAGAGGCCGGTTGTCGTTAATCCTAACTCTCTGTGTGCTCATGCCCCATGGTACACAGAAGGTgccctgtttttttattttatcacccTTGCTTCTCTAATCACCTGTGTATGCTTCTGGTTTAAAATGAACATAATTGACAAAATATGAGCTTGGGTTATAATATGAGGTGACTTCATGTCATATTTGAGAATGACATTTGTAAATGTGATCTTATTGGTCCAGCCTGCACATGAGACAATGAAAAATCTGAATTTGAAATGTCTCTTTGGTACACAAATGTTTGCAAACCAGCAGGGCAAGACCACACAGCTGGTAGGGAATGATTTTAATGGTTCTTACATGGATCCTTAAAAATAAGTACCACAGAACTATCTATCATACAGAAttgttttaacaaaacaaatagcaGCATACGATGTAAAGGtctctctattttaaaatctatacgTCTCTAAATAGGATTTAGATCCAAAATAATCTGAGGGGATGTCTTTAAATGAGTAATACACATGAGAAGTGTAATCAATGATGATGAAAATATTGAAAACAGTGGAGTATaagctttttaaaagtttggcGGGCCTCCTCTTGGATTTAGGGATGTGAATCTATTGTTTAATCGTATTCTCACTCTCCTTTattcactttcattttctccAGTGGACATTTGTTGTACCCCAGTATAACCCCCTCTTTTTAGCCCTGCATTCTCACCCTCCCTTGTGTCACCCGCCTTTTCCAGAAACTAACACTGAATTaattctcactctctcttctgtcCTAGTGGTCCTGTCCTGTCACCTCTGCCCActctttctctcatttctttgcatgttttctctccatctgtaTTACGTAGAGACCTGTGCAGCAGCGTGTAACATCCACACTCTGGCTGTTCAACACAGCTTTAGCAGGTGGGATCGCTGGACCCCATcatccccccacccccacccctgcatgcttccctctccctctccctctctctccctccctgtttctctctcccacTTGCTCCTCATCACTCCGTCCATTATTATTCATTTCTGTGTATGGGCAAGGAGGGCTAACATGGACTCTTTGGGTCTTTTTATCCTTCTAATGCTTCAGTGTTTCCAGTGGACAGCTGCACATGCTGCTGGTAAGGCTGATTTACATAAAAATATGCATTATGTGAGCtttgttatgtttttatattaGTGTGATTGTTTTGGGTTTGTCAGTGAGAGTTGTAGCTGTGAAGTAGTAGTGAAATAGTGTATGAGGACAAAACTATTGAAAACTTGTTAGATTATACTTAAGAGGGTTTAGAAACAGCAGTAGCTGAAGAAAGGAAGCAGTGAAAACACTACATATATAAGTAGATCTAGCAATAATATTCAACCACACTGGAATGCTTCTTACTGGTTCATTGATTTGAGCTGTGTGGACTCAAATCTAATTTGGTCAAACTAAGACTTTTTTCTTGTATTACTTTTCAGAGGATATTACTTGGACCTACAAAGGTAAGTTCAAGTTATTTGTTGAGTGAATCTCATTCAAGAGCTGTTCAAAGTGAGGACAGTGACAGAAAAAGACAGCATCAGAGCAGGTGCTATCTCGGATATAATGGATTATCTGGGGCTATATGAATGGGAGTGTGATGACTGGACATTAAATCAAAAGTCAGTTTAGTAATAATGTGGTGGAAAGTGTGGAGTTTGTTTGAATGGCGTTTGCTAGTATGAATTAcagagtttaatgttaaatccatCAACAATTGGAGTTTTTGTCTGTTCATATTTTGAAAATAGTTGAAACTTTCTAACTCCAGTGcatatattcaacatttatctgGACTGTAAAGCTTGTGTAAGTTTTCTAGGATTTttgccccccctcccccttcatttcttctccctctgttttcccttcttccctctctgtctgtattAGTTACAGCTCAACAAGCTGGCGTGAGCACAGCACTCACACAGAGATGATGAAGGGGTGGAGGGAgatagaggaggaagaaagcaagaaaaaaagggCAGACAGAGCAAGGCAGgcggaggagggaggcaggtgCACGAGGAAGAGGGTGtcggatggagagagggagatgggaCGGGACGAAGCAAAAGCATACCAAATTGTGCTCTTATTGTTGCCGCACACAATAACCTATGTGTTTATTGTGTTGTGGATGCACACTGGCTGAACTATGCTGTGAACAATGACATTGTGGGAATGAATGGGGCACACAGACCACTACTCTCTGCATGTATTCAGGAGTGCAACACCAATATAGAGAACATACAGTGAAGTGTACAGGCTGTGCCTGGAGCTAACTGGTAGCCATACATGGACTGTTTAGGTATCATTACAATAGATATAGAGGCAAGTGTGCTGTGACTAAACAATTACTGTACTTTAAGACTACTAGCCAATATTCTGAGTGATCAAGTCTTGCTTTCAGAAAGATCTAACTTGTGTATTTTGATCCAgaatttccaaaataaaagtcactcagagctattcagtttgcacAATGCTTCAATCTCTGAGTGTGAGAGGCATCTTTGTGTGACACGTGTATCAATCCATAGGCTATTCAGGCATTACAGCACCTGTGAGGAGTTGTAGCTGgttctgaaacagactgaaatcagcaTTGAGGCCTCTTTATAAGTTATCTTAGCAAACAAGAACGTAAACACGAAGATGGAGAATTCTAACATGGCTATTTTTTTAATATGGAAACAGCTGCTATGAGGTAGGTGTCTGATTAAGTGATAAACTGAGcagcctttttttctttacattgtcCTGATTCTAactgagtgatacatttgactgttcaaAAAAAGCAGGGTGGGATTGTTGGTTAGAAATATGAATTTACATCCACAGAACAAATCAGCAGAGAGAcaagaggtactgctttgtccacagggggcaccaaaaacCTAagtttcctcacaggagctttaattgtaTAGATATGGGGGCAAGTGTATGGCACAGAAAAATGTTGAGTACTCTTTGACATGCAATCAATGTACACAGAGTCCAGAGTGTTTTTAATGAGAGTTTCAGAGATTCATCCACAGTTTGCACAGTGCTCAAGTGAGTGTGAGCGTGTGTTCTGGGCATGTTGTGTGACATATAATTGCACGATGTGTCGGTTTTGAGCTTGTTAGTTGAAGTAGAAAGGCTCTTTTAATATGCTCAACATCATATTCACACATGACAGAGCAGAATTGCTCAGTTTCAGGGACACCTCTTTCCACAAACCAGAGTTACGTAGTGTAATCGAGGGAAAGTCGGTCTCACGTTCCATCATTGCCTCATCATGCCCTGGTTGAGCGAATCTGCATacgtgtacatgtgtgtgtgggtttcttTGTTACTTGTGGGGCAGGGGTGGCATGCTAGGGTTGAGGTAGAGCAGGCGCAGTGGGTCAGGATTTTCGGCCTCCGGTTACCATGGAGACCTCCATGACGACCGATGGCGGGGCCACAGGACTCACTTTTGAAGTCGTGTCTTGGTGCGGGGCTTTGCTGTGGAGGGTAGGAAGGGGTCGGGCAGAGAACAGATTAGAGGTGGGGGTTGcaagcagcaggagaggaggtgTGGTATGTGTTGTTTACATCTCTAAAGTTCTTACTAATGTGGTACAGTACTTCTATTCATCGTGGGGTTTGATCACTCCACCATTTTCCATGACTGAATTATCTAACATATTCGCCACTAACATTTGTGAAACCTGAAATAGCGTTATGTTCgtgcatcctttttttttttgcacactgCTGATACATTTCTGTCAGCGGTGTGCCGTTTTCTAAAGCATTCCTCTCCTTTGCAATTGAAATTCAGATTCTTTTACTCATTCTTTTTCCTTCAgactcttttttctctctttcctttatcATGCAATGTGGGGTGACATTTCTTTTTACTCTCAGGACCTAGGCCTCATTTACACTCCTCTCACTCACTTTCTTTGTCAATATTTATctctctgtttgaaaaaaaatcctatTTTTGGCACAAACTGTTGTTCAAACACTGAATTAAGAATTTAGAAATATAGAAATATTTTACTGTACTTATACAGTATGTCTACAATGTACGCTTATATTATACATTAGTATGACCTGCTATATGCAGTCTGTGTCATGATCATGATATCTATCTATTAGCATTTTCAGTCATAATCTATATTTTGTGTCTTTCTGCATTTTTGAGTACGTACGAGTATATTTTCCTAAGGTTGTCATGATATTTTTAGCTTCTAATTAATTCAGATTGAATACGGTGGGAGGCTGAATTTGACAgtaaggaaaaaaaaggcactTTAAAGGTCATTCCTTAGCTTTTCAGGACACTTTTGAGATTTTTGAGAACCATTAAAgcttatttcaacattaacaccatcaaaacacttaaaaatagtTATTCAATGTTTGCacgtgttgtaaaaaaaaaatctataatcATTATTCAGTTAAATAAATCTGTAGAATCTTTGCAGAGGAGACAATAATtgcatttttgcacattttaaaggAATTATCTGTAAATAAGtcactgtgtttatttattggAAGGTGATGAAACATGAAGagaaaagcaataaataaatcatcttattacactcatttaaacaggaaatatttgtattatttcaggTCAATGTCaagttttaaaatctttttttattaattgaCTTTGTTACATTTGCaataattttaattaattataatGGAATATAAGAATATTCACTGTAAGCTGTGTCAACCTGAAGGCTTATTGATTTCTGTAAATGTACCTCAGTTAAAGTAGAGTGAAGTGACGCTCTTTATTGACTATTGTGTGATTGTTAGCAGTAAATTAGCCGTATAATGATTGTCTCTATCCCTTGATTTTGAAGGTAGCCATGTCAGTGTGTCGTGCATCTTATCTTCATCTGAGCTTGATTagcatttgttttaatgatgacgATCAGCAGATTTCATTCAAGCAGAATTCATTCAATATAACAACCGATTTCAGCTGCTGTTAAAACGTATTGCAATCTTATTTAGACAGAATATTGGAAAGAGACAACTATTTATCAATGATGAACACAAGATGCACTGTTGGCTGAATGTTTTCAAGAAAATATCAACTTTAGGTTCAGGTTTCAGAAGATAGTGaaatcttcttttttctttaatcagaaaaaatgttataaaatcTGATAGTTACCCTGTCTTTAATTCAGGTTAAGGGAAATTAATTTGGATTCATCCTGTATCGTCAGCAGCATAAAGAGCATTATCCCAACTTGATCATTTAAATGATTCAAACATaatgtgttgttaaaatgaGAGGTTATATAATTAGACCGTTTTCTATACAAGTTATAATTCAAATTGTATGAAGCGGACCTCCATGAAGCTGTGAACTGAAGACAACATGAGGGATTAATTGTCTTCTATAATTACTCTCTGATCAATGGAGTCTTTTTTTCCTGGATGACTGTGAACCAGTGAGCTGTGTGATTTTGTGACATCgctgtttttgtctttcctcTTGTCAAAGGCATGGTAGGTCAAACTGAGTGGTCAGAGTATTTCCTGGACTGTGGAGGCACCTCTCAGTCCCCTGTCGACGTGGTAACCACACAGACTAAATATGACCCCAGTTTGATCCCGTTGACCCCCTTGGGCTACGACCAGCACGGAAACAGTCCTTTCACTCTGTACAATAACGGACACACAGGTAACTATGGTGGTCGGTGGATTTCAGGCTCCTAGTATAAATGTGTTCCAGGTTTATGGTCAATCTGTCTTTACTGAACCATCATCAGGTGTAACCTGGCAACAAACTTTTCACTCCTGCTGAATAATACAGGAGATTAGTTACATCTTGAATCATATTTTACCTGTCTCTGTCCTTATGTAGTATTGCTTGTGGGGTTATTTTTCCTCTGTGTATTCCCTCAGCTGTGATTGACCTGCCAGAGTGGATGGGTATCGGCGGGCTTCCGTGGTTCTTCACAGCAGTGCAATTACACCTCCACTGGGGCAGCGGCGGGCCGAGCCACGGGGGCAGTGAACACACTATCAATGGACAGAGTGCAGATGCAGAGGTATGTTAAAACGAAGCTCATAGTCATCTGTAAAACCCCATCACTGTACAAAATAACACAAGGATAAAAAAACTGAGTCAAGATCAAGAGGGCGATAAATTGCatgaaaggcaaggcaagtttatttgtaaagcaccattcatacaaagagcaattcaaagtgctttacagagtttaaaacaaaaaccagaacagtaacaatcaaaaaacacacagcaaacactttgaacatttacattttatatgcaacCAGTTATGtctgatctactctctctctgtgtacttatgtaacttaacgtacatagtaaatagtgttgggtcttattatttatttagattaggagggattattataaataatctgCCCCcgtcactgctctgaagtctgtaacttgtagagtcttactgtccagccggacacagaatcacaactgatcttgtcttaaccgaaatgaaccggTGAGTGTGCCCCGGAGTAACCGCATAAATCTGAGATCTGTTCACTCTTGTGgggaagaaaatgaaaaataaaaataataccaCGTGTATAAAGGGTTGTTTGTGTAGGAGAAATTAGGGTGGGCTGTTGTTAAAATATGGAATCACGTTTTTGTTCTGTGTTGATCAGTTATCAAGGAACGAGCACAATAAGAAAGGCGAGGTTTTACGATGCCAGCTTTGTTTCTACATAATCAGCTTCCAGGCTGTTTGAGGAACAAGTAATGAAGAGATGACTTAAGCACAGATGTACAACGGATTACACTGCAGATATATGCAGTCTATGAATACACTTCTGCAGGACACACTTCCACACAGGGTGGAAAAATGCTCTCTTTGGGGGAGTTTCTACTGTATAGACATACAAGTTTACAATCATGAGAAGTAAATCTGTCAGGAAGCTAAACTAAACACAATATTTGATACAGTAAAAACATCTCCCCTTGTATAACTAATGGATAGTTTCATAGCTATAAAACAGGCCACAGAAAAAGCACTGATAATTTCTCCCTGAGTCGTGTTCATTAAAAGCTTCAACTGTCCAAGTGTAATATAGTTATCATGAAACATGTAGCTTAATATTTTTGGCACCTTGAGCTGCAGCAGTAAACCAGCTATAAATAAAAGCCAGATATGAAGCTGTTTGAGTTGTAGTAACTTACTTCACAATTACTGTAATTTTTCTGAAGCAAATGCATGACCTGTTCAAGTCACAGCAGCTCAGATGTGACAATGAACTGATTTCCTTTGTCATGAAGGGAGTCGTATAAATATGTGTAGGATTCAGACTAATAGAATTAGTAAATTAAACCTGTCACCTCTGAACTAACACATTATTAATATATCTGCACACCTGAGGTTACAGGATTTAAGGCAGCTTGAGTCTCTTTCCGTCTATAAATAGAAATGTGTCCTGGCTGAGTAATGCTTGGCTCTTGTTCTGGTTTGGTATATAGTTAGGCTGTAAACAGTAGATAGTTCATTGAGAGTAGGCagagaaaacactcagagaggaaGACATAAAGCTTGACTGAACAATGATGTAGAAGAGAGGCACGTCTCAGTGCTGCACCTCCAATCCATCTGTCTGTGTGCAGGCTGGCCAACACACCTTTTCTTCAAGGGTGAGCAGACAGAGAACACTGAAAGGGACAATCTTCATGCAGAGTTGATGAAatgacagcaaaaataaacagagacaAATAAGAGAGGAAAAATAACCTTAGACATGCATGAGTGGTCTCATTACATAATGTGACAATTAAGCTCTTTTTCATTCACATCAGTCTCCTCATCCCTGTAATGTCTACTGTCTTACTCTTAGAGAGAAATCTGGGTATGCACGCAGCTTTCAATCTCTCTTTAGTCCTTTCAGGCTGTAAcactcttcctttctctccccAGCTCCACGTGGTTCACTACAACTCCGAGCTCTACCCCAACATGTCCACAGCCATGACGAAGAGAGACGGCCTAGCTGTGTTAGGAATTCTCATTGTGGTaataaaacaatgcaaacaaACTACAGCAAAACACAACTTAAGTAAAGACTTAGTAGAAGAACTGTTGCTGTGTCATAAACTTGTTAGCCTGAGGGTTGTTTTCCCAGACAGGTGAGGAGACCAACCCGGCGTTTAACAACGTCCTCAACTATTTGAGCCGCATCAGACACGCAGGTAACTCGTCTTCAAATAAATGACAAGATACCTTCCTTGTATTTcatccttatttatttttcaagatTATTTTTGGGGCTTCAATCAGATGATGGGACAGTAGATAAAGTTGAAAACTGGGGAGAGAttgtgggggatgacatgcagcagagggaCAGATTTGAAGGATTTGAAGCTGGACTGTTCACTTGAAGAcggtagcctctgtatatggggtgcacaatgaaaccactgagctaaactaGAAAAGCCATTTTTGAATGATTACATTAAAGATTatattaaaaatttaaaaaattaaccCTTACATGAAAAGTAAAACATCACTATGGGCCTTTCAGACACTGGCAAATAAAGATCAAAAATGGCACCCAAAAAAAAGTTTgcagttgtcttttttttttttctcgccAGTGCCTGAATTAAAATTTAGCTGAATTATATCTTTGACCACTTATacccttttttcccctctataCACTTCCTGGCAGACCAGAAGGCTTACATCCCAGCTTTTGACATCAAGTCTCTACTCCCGAGTGATCTGGGACGCTACTATCGCTACAATGGCTCCCTAACAACACCCCCGTGCTACCAGAGCGTCATCTGGTCCGTGTTCCATGAAAGAGTTCAAATCTCAAAGGCACAGGTAAGACTGAGACGCTGACACTGTTACAGAAGACCCTACATGCTTCAACTCAGTATTCCCTCTACCTGTAGAGTACATTTCAATTCTTCTGTAACAAACTGATCCAAGATGCTTCATTGTCTAGAGCCTATGTAAACATTCCACCAAGGTCACATATACTTATACTAAGTACTGGTCCAAAACAAGCTGGtgatgtgttgttattttcaatCTTGTGTTTTATAACCCAAAGCAGTGAC
Coding sequences within:
- the ca14 gene encoding carbonic anhydrase 14, with the protein product MLPSPSPSLSLPVSLSHLLLITPSIIIHFCVWARRANMDSLGLFILLMLQCFQWTAAHAAEDITWTYKGMVGQTEWSEYFLDCGGTSQSPVDVVTTQTKYDPSLIPLTPLGYDQHGNSPFTLYNNGHTAVIDLPEWMGIGGLPWFFTAVQLHLHWGSGGPSHGGSEHTINGQSADAELHVVHYNSELYPNMSTAMTKRDGLAVLGILIVTGEETNPAFNNVLNYLSRIRHADQKAYIPAFDIKSLLPSDLGRYYRYNGSLTTPPCYQSVIWSVFHERVQISKAQLLRMETLLYSSKSEEPDRMLLQDNYRATQPLNHRVVFASFSAESGRELSSGEVTAIVIGVMCGCVGLAVIVRFIVKTIRIKEPEKAKEIKQDTALNSTAAGEKKEEPSLSLQTDP